In one Winogradskyella sp. MH6 genomic region, the following are encoded:
- a CDS encoding efflux RND transporter permease subunit, with protein MFKNILKRPVLAIVVSVMIVFTGLLAINQLPISQFPQIAPTTVNIFVAYPGSSADVLTKSTLIPLETSINGVQGMRYIASDATSAGEGTIRIIFEPGTDPNQAVVRVKTRVDQVMPNLPPLVQREGVVITPVQPSMLLYVDLYGEDGKDIDEKFLYNYAYTRIVPELQRINGIAQARILGSRKYAMRVWLKPDRMRAYKISAEEVLEAMEEQSIIARPGRLGRSSGKTAQSLEYVLTYQGRYNEPEEYEGIIIRRNEEGELIKLKDIAEVELGSEFFDIYSNLDGRPSSSIVLKQTPSSNGSTVIEDLKEKLKELEKDFPQGIKYEYSYDVSKFLDASIEQVVHTIRDAFILVALVVFLFLGDWRSTIIPIIAVPVSLIGAFFVLQMFGLSINLITLFALVLAIGVVVDDAIVVVEAVHAKMEEDPSLTPYKATQKALGELSGAIIAITLVMISVFVPIAFMGGPVGVFYRQFSITMASSILISGIVALTLTPVLCAMILRNHHGKRKKSLFDKFIDGFNRIFEKITGRYVAVLNKIIARRIVTFGILAIFLAGIMYTNKILPSGFVPNEDQGTIYAIIQTPPGSTLEITNSVAQKLQKIAEEYEDIESVTSLAGYEIMTEGRGSNAGTCLINLKSWSERKHSVHEIMEELEEETKDLGAIIEYFEPPAVPGFGSSGGISMRLLDKSGGETDYQEFDKINQEFLAALKKRKELKGLFTFFAANYPQYELEIDNKSAMQKGVSIGKAMENLNILIGSTYEQGFIRFGRFFKVYTQAAPEYRRYPSDLTSLFVKNEDGEMVPYSSFMKIKKTQGPNEITRYNLFNSAAIRGLPGDGYTTGDAINAIREVAEQVLPRGYDIAWEDLSFDESQRGNEAIYIFIIVLFFVYLVLAAQYESFVLPLAVLLSLPIGIFGSFAMLKMMGLANDVYAQIGMIMLVGLLGKNAVLIVEFGVQRHNEGVNVFNAAIEGAKMRFRPILMTSFAFIAGLIPLVIAHGAGAVGNRTIGSSAMGGMLLGTLIGVFVIPGLYYFFGKMIEGKNLLQDEAHSSLSEAYVKSQSSNATLLKKISKLNVLLKAARRKK; from the coding sequence ATGTTTAAAAATATATTAAAACGGCCAGTTTTGGCTATAGTAGTTTCTGTAATGATTGTTTTTACAGGACTTCTTGCCATTAATCAATTGCCAATTTCACAATTTCCACAAATTGCCCCAACTACAGTAAACATTTTTGTGGCATACCCTGGATCAAGTGCTGACGTGCTTACTAAATCTACATTGATTCCCCTTGAAACTTCTATCAATGGAGTTCAAGGAATGCGTTATATAGCCTCAGATGCTACTAGTGCTGGAGAAGGAACTATTCGCATCATTTTCGAACCTGGTACAGACCCTAACCAAGCAGTAGTCCGTGTAAAAACCAGAGTCGATCAAGTTATGCCTAATTTACCACCACTGGTTCAGCGAGAAGGTGTGGTAATTACACCTGTTCAACCAAGTATGCTGTTATATGTGGATTTATACGGTGAAGACGGTAAGGACATCGATGAAAAATTTCTTTATAATTATGCTTACACAAGAATAGTTCCTGAATTACAACGTATAAACGGAATTGCTCAGGCACGAATACTAGGTTCGAGAAAATATGCCATGCGTGTATGGCTAAAACCTGACAGAATGCGTGCCTATAAAATTTCTGCCGAAGAGGTTTTAGAAGCTATGGAAGAGCAAAGCATCATTGCACGTCCTGGACGTCTAGGGCGAAGCTCAGGAAAAACAGCCCAATCACTAGAATACGTACTAACATATCAAGGTAGATATAACGAACCCGAAGAATATGAAGGCATTATCATCCGTAGGAATGAGGAAGGTGAGCTAATAAAACTCAAAGACATTGCAGAAGTAGAATTGGGAAGCGAATTTTTTGATATTTATTCTAATTTAGATGGTCGCCCTTCTTCCTCTATTGTACTTAAACAAACTCCAAGTAGTAACGGAAGTACAGTTATAGAAGATCTAAAGGAAAAACTAAAAGAACTCGAAAAAGATTTTCCCCAAGGAATAAAATACGAATATAGCTATGATGTCTCTAAATTTTTAGACGCATCTATTGAACAGGTAGTGCATACCATTCGTGATGCTTTTATTTTAGTTGCTTTAGTTGTGTTTCTATTCTTAGGTGATTGGCGCTCTACCATAATACCTATTATTGCTGTGCCTGTATCACTAATAGGTGCCTTTTTTGTGTTGCAGATGTTTGGATTATCCATCAATTTAATAACACTATTTGCACTAGTGCTTGCTATTGGTGTTGTTGTAGATGATGCTATTGTGGTTGTTGAAGCAGTTCATGCCAAAATGGAAGAAGACCCGAGTTTAACACCTTATAAAGCCACTCAAAAGGCACTAGGTGAGTTAAGTGGTGCAATTATCGCTATTACCTTAGTCATGATTTCGGTTTTTGTCCCTATTGCATTTATGGGTGGTCCGGTAGGTGTATTCTATCGACAGTTCTCCATAACCATGGCAAGTTCAATATTAATCTCAGGTATTGTAGCCTTAACACTCACGCCTGTGCTCTGTGCAATGATATTACGAAATCACCACGGCAAACGTAAAAAATCATTATTTGATAAATTTATCGATGGCTTTAACCGAATCTTTGAAAAAATTACTGGTCGATATGTTGCTGTCCTAAACAAAATCATAGCTCGTAGGATAGTAACCTTCGGAATTTTAGCAATTTTCTTAGCGGGAATTATGTATACAAATAAAATTCTACCATCGGGTTTTGTACCTAACGAAGACCAAGGGACTATTTATGCCATTATCCAAACTCCTCCAGGATCTACACTAGAGATTACCAATAGTGTTGCACAAAAATTACAGAAAATCGCTGAAGAATATGAAGATATAGAATCGGTGACCTCTTTGGCTGGTTATGAGATTATGACTGAGGGTCGTGGATCAAATGCGGGAACATGTCTTATAAATCTTAAATCTTGGTCAGAACGTAAACACAGCGTTCATGAAATAATGGAAGAATTAGAGGAAGAAACCAAAGATTTAGGTGCTATTATCGAATATTTTGAACCACCAGCAGTACCAGGTTTTGGATCCTCAGGTGGTATATCGATGCGTTTACTCGATAAGTCAGGTGGTGAAACCGACTATCAAGAATTTGATAAAATAAACCAAGAATTTCTTGCCGCTCTTAAAAAACGCAAAGAGCTCAAAGGATTGTTTACCTTTTTTGCTGCTAATTACCCTCAGTATGAGTTGGAAATTGATAATAAATCGGCAATGCAAAAGGGTGTTTCTATTGGTAAAGCTATGGAAAATCTTAACATCCTAATTGGTAGTACTTATGAGCAAGGATTCATTCGTTTTGGGCGATTCTTCAAAGTTTACACACAAGCCGCACCCGAGTACCGTAGATATCCATCAGACTTAACGTCTCTATTTGTCAAAAATGAAGATGGTGAAATGGTGCCCTATTCTTCTTTTATGAAAATAAAGAAAACACAAGGGCCAAACGAAATTACGAGATACAACTTATTCAATTCAGCAGCAATTAGAGGGTTACCAGGCGATGGCTATACTACTGGTGATGCTATTAACGCTATACGCGAAGTTGCTGAACAGGTGTTACCTCGTGGCTATGATATTGCATGGGAAGATTTATCATTTGATGAATCACAAAGAGGTAATGAAGCCATTTATATTTTTATAATTGTGTTATTCTTCGTGTATTTGGTTTTGGCTGCTCAGTACGAAAGTTTTGTATTGCCTTTAGCTGTATTGCTATCCTTACCAATCGGGATATTTGGATCCTTCGCTATGCTCAAAATGATGGGCTTAGCCAACGATGTCTATGCCCAAATAGGAATGATTATGCTAGTAGGTTTACTGGGTAAAAATGCTGTCTTGATTGTTGAGTTTGGTGTACAACGGCACAATGAAGGCGTAAATGTGTTTAACGCTGCTATTGAAGGTGCTAAAATGCGATTTAGACCTATTTTAATGACCTCTTTTGCTTTTATCGCAGGACTAATCCCATTAGTTATTGCTCATGGTGCAGGAGCTGTTGGTAACCGCACAATAGGATCTTCGGCTATGGGAGGTATGTTGCTAGGAACCTTGATAGGTGTTTTTGTAATACCTGGTTTATACTATTTCTTTGGAAAAATGATTGAAGGTAAAAACTTACTTCAAGATGAGGCACATTCGTCTTTATCTGAGGCTTATGTAAAAAGTCAAAGTTCTAATGCTACCCTATTAAAAAAGATTTCAAAATTAAATGTTCTGCTAAAAGCAGCGCGAAGAAAAAAATAA
- a CDS encoding TraB/GumN family protein, with translation MQHKTIKVLNFLFLISLFSFQIATCQNKTKIDSSSSFNTILFKVTSTDHKNVSYLFGTHHAFGKTFFDSLSKANQALKSCDVLIKENLNIQGKMAEDIINKRTTEVKWNKYLVKEDLAYVEDLFANSPTDYKKMTPTEMYTFLNRYFKQQICLNKNANDTSLSLDDYISSKATEQDIALYGLETTEEQIELINKDVEGMPRRTHKRRLANIINKIRTENSNSCEETDWYSQMQIDYKLDTTCTNTLILTDRNNKWMTSISNMLKQKNCFIAVGLSHLMFDCGLISQLKKLGYTITPIEVK, from the coding sequence ATGCAGCATAAAACAATCAAAGTCCTTAATTTTCTTTTTCTCATTTCGTTGTTTTCGTTTCAAATTGCAACATGTCAAAATAAAACCAAAATAGATTCTAGCTCCTCTTTTAACACCATATTGTTTAAAGTAACTTCCACAGATCATAAAAACGTTTCTTATTTATTTGGAACACATCATGCTTTTGGAAAAACGTTTTTTGACTCATTATCAAAAGCTAATCAAGCATTAAAGTCTTGCGATGTATTGATAAAGGAAAACTTGAATATTCAAGGAAAAATGGCTGAGGACATTATAAACAAAAGAACTACAGAAGTAAAGTGGAATAAATATCTAGTTAAAGAAGACCTAGCTTATGTTGAAGATCTATTTGCCAATAGTCCTACAGATTATAAAAAGATGACACCAACAGAAATGTATACATTTCTTAACCGATATTTTAAGCAACAGATATGCCTAAACAAAAATGCAAATGACACTTCTCTATCTTTAGATGATTATATAAGTTCTAAAGCTACAGAACAGGATATAGCACTTTACGGATTAGAAACTACCGAAGAACAAATAGAGCTAATTAATAAAGATGTAGAAGGAATGCCACGTAGAACACACAAAAGGAGACTCGCCAACATTATAAACAAGATTAGAACTGAAAATTCAAATTCCTGTGAAGAAACAGATTGGTATTCTCAAATGCAAATTGACTATAAGCTGGATACAACGTGTACAAATACACTTATACTTACCGACAGAAACAACAAGTGGATGACGTCTATTAGCAATATGCTAAAGCAAAAAAACTGCTTTATTGCTGTTGGTTTAAGTCATTTAATGTTCGACTGTGGCTTAATAAGCCAACTTAAAAAACTTGGTTACACCATTACACCAATAGAGGTGAAATAA
- a CDS encoding TolC family protein, with protein sequence MMKNFINIKHVIVFCIGVVIWSCNAPKIVFKESENTIPKQFTNTTLDSTSIAKISWRDYFKDTYLNALIDSALVNNQELNIVLQEIEISKNEVLEKKGEYLPFVDIGLSSGTEKASRFTRNGAVEHNLEIDEGKEFPEPLNDFQLGLSASWEVDIWRKLRNTKDAAQLRYLAQTEGRNFLVTQLVSEIAESYYELMALDNLLEIINRNVTIQTEAYEKVKQLKEYAKSNQLVVNRFKAQLLNTQNQQYAIKQKIVETENRIHFLTGTYPRQLNRNSNSFMNLKIDSLQAGIPSQLLENRPDIRQAELQMGAAKLDVKSAKANFYPRLDIKAGLGYQAFDPSYLFKPKSLLFNAAGDLMAPLVNRAAIKAKFNMASAMQIQTAYTYEKTLLQAYTDVLNQLAKLDNYTHSVDTKSQEVKVLEESVDIANSLFQFAKADYVEVLLTQEEVLDAEMELIETKLKQIHGKVQLYRALGGGWN encoded by the coding sequence ATGATGAAAAATTTCATAAATATAAAACATGTAATAGTCTTTTGTATTGGAGTTGTTATATGGAGTTGTAATGCTCCAAAAATTGTTTTTAAAGAATCTGAAAATACAATACCAAAACAATTTACAAACACTACTTTAGATAGTACGAGCATAGCAAAAATTAGCTGGAGAGATTACTTCAAGGATACATATTTAAATGCATTAATTGACAGTGCTCTGGTCAATAACCAAGAACTTAATATTGTATTGCAAGAAATTGAAATAAGTAAAAATGAAGTACTTGAAAAGAAAGGAGAGTATTTACCTTTTGTAGACATAGGGCTTAGTAGCGGTACAGAAAAGGCTTCGCGATTTACACGTAACGGCGCCGTGGAACACAATTTAGAAATCGATGAAGGCAAGGAATTTCCAGAGCCATTAAACGACTTTCAACTTGGACTCTCAGCTTCGTGGGAAGTTGATATTTGGCGTAAGTTACGAAATACCAAAGATGCTGCTCAACTGCGTTATCTAGCACAAACGGAAGGGAGAAACTTTTTAGTCACTCAGTTGGTTTCAGAAATTGCCGAATCTTATTACGAGTTGATGGCCTTAGATAATTTGTTGGAAATTATCAACAGAAACGTTACTATTCAAACCGAGGCCTACGAAAAAGTTAAGCAATTAAAGGAGTATGCTAAATCTAATCAATTGGTGGTTAATCGATTTAAAGCTCAATTGCTCAACACACAGAACCAACAATATGCCATTAAGCAGAAAATAGTAGAAACTGAAAATAGAATACATTTTCTCACTGGTACGTATCCGAGACAATTGAATAGAAACTCAAACTCATTTATGAATCTTAAAATAGATAGCTTGCAAGCAGGTATTCCATCTCAACTACTAGAAAATCGCCCAGATATTAGACAGGCTGAACTACAAATGGGAGCGGCAAAATTGGATGTAAAATCTGCTAAGGCTAATTTTTATCCTAGATTAGATATAAAAGCCGGATTAGGCTATCAGGCGTTTGACCCAAGCTATTTATTTAAACCTAAATCGTTATTATTTAATGCCGCTGGAGATTTAATGGCTCCATTGGTTAATAGAGCAGCAATTAAAGCCAAGTTTAACATGGCATCAGCAATGCAAATACAAACGGCGTACACCTACGAAAAAACCCTTTTGCAAGCCTACACAGATGTGTTGAATCAATTGGCAAAACTCGATAATTACACCCATAGTGTAGATACCAAATCTCAAGAAGTAAAAGTATTAGAAGAGTCGGTTGACATTGCTAATAGTTTGTTTCAATTTGCTAAAGCCGATTATGTAGAAGTTCTCCTGACCCAAGAAGAAGTCTTGGATGCCGAAATGGAATTGATAGAAACCAAGTTAAAACAAATTCATGGTAAAGTGCAACTTTACAGAGCTTTAGGTGGTGGTTGGAACTAG
- the trhA gene encoding PAQR family membrane homeostasis protein TrhA — protein MRTQTKLEEQLNAWSHGIGAALGIAALVLLIVYSDNTKPWSLFSVIVYGISLIILFLASTFYHAVKGEKRKHNFRIVDHISIYLLIAGTYTPVLLIALRDSLGWPLFWVVWGIAAFGLVLKLFFTGRFEIFSTLLYLVMGWLIVFDFANLSNAIGPTGVLWLFAGGLAYTIGIVFYAIQRIPYNHVIWHLFVLGGAICHFFMIFNHVI, from the coding sequence ATGCGTACACAAACCAAACTAGAAGAACAACTTAATGCTTGGTCTCATGGTATTGGTGCTGCTCTTGGGATTGCTGCATTAGTTTTGCTTATTGTTTATTCAGATAATACTAAACCTTGGAGTCTTTTTAGTGTTATTGTTTATGGTATTTCTTTAATTATTTTGTTTTTGGCATCAACATTTTATCATGCGGTAAAAGGGGAGAAGCGTAAGCATAATTTTAGAATTGTAGACCACATAAGTATCTATTTGCTTATTGCCGGAACTTACACTCCTGTACTTTTAATTGCATTAAGAGATAGCCTTGGTTGGCCATTGTTTTGGGTAGTTTGGGGAATTGCTGCTTTTGGACTGGTGTTAAAACTCTTTTTTACAGGCAGGTTCGAAATCTTTTCAACACTATTGTACCTTGTAATGGGATGGCTGATTGTTTTTGATTTTGCTAACCTTTCTAATGCTATTGGACCAACAGGTGTGTTGTGGCTATTTGCTGGTGGCTTAGCGTATACTATTGGTATTGTTTTTTATGCTATCCAGAGAATTCCTTATAATCATGTTATCTGGCATTTATTTGTTTTAGGAGGTGCTATTTGCCATTTCTTTATGATTTTTAATCATGTGATTTAA
- a CDS encoding M42 family metallopeptidase, with product MAKKQLLNKKSMDFLEKYLNNASPTGYEWDGQKIWMDYLKPYVDEFITDTYGTAVAVVNPKAKYKVVIEGHADEISWYVNYISDNGLLYVVRNGGSDHQIAPSKIVNVHTKKGIVRGVFGWPAIHTRDRSKEESPKPDNICIDIGAKDKNEVEKLGVHVGCVITYPDEFHILNKDKFVCRALDNRMGGFMIAEVARLLHENKKKLPFGLYITNSVQEEIGLRGAEMITQTIKPNVAIVTDVTHDTTTPMIDPKKQGLAKIGDGPVVAYAPAVQQKLRDLITDTAEEKKIPFQRAALSRATGTDTDAFAYSNGGVASALISLPLRYMHTTVEMVHKDDVENVIKLIYETILKIKDGETFSYFK from the coding sequence ATGGCTAAAAAGCAATTACTCAACAAAAAGTCGATGGACTTTTTAGAAAAATATTTAAATAATGCCTCACCTACAGGTTACGAATGGGATGGGCAAAAGATATGGATGGATTACCTAAAACCGTATGTAGATGAATTTATAACAGATACCTACGGAACTGCTGTTGCAGTAGTAAATCCAAAGGCAAAATACAAAGTCGTTATAGAAGGTCATGCCGATGAGATTTCTTGGTATGTTAACTATATCTCAGACAATGGTTTGTTATATGTGGTTAGAAATGGCGGTAGCGACCACCAAATTGCACCTAGTAAAATTGTAAATGTTCATACCAAAAAGGGCATCGTAAGAGGTGTATTTGGTTGGCCTGCCATACATACTAGAGACCGCTCAAAAGAAGAATCACCAAAACCAGATAACATCTGTATAGATATCGGTGCAAAAGACAAAAACGAAGTTGAAAAATTGGGTGTTCATGTAGGTTGTGTAATTACTTACCCAGACGAATTCCATATTCTAAATAAAGACAAATTTGTTTGTAGAGCACTAGATAATAGAATGGGTGGTTTTATGATTGCTGAAGTAGCAAGATTACTTCACGAAAACAAAAAGAAATTACCATTTGGGCTTTACATTACCAACTCGGTTCAAGAAGAAATAGGGTTACGTGGTGCAGAGATGATTACTCAAACTATAAAACCAAATGTAGCAATCGTTACTGACGTAACACACGACACTACAACACCAATGATAGATCCTAAAAAACAAGGTCTGGCGAAAATTGGTGATGGTCCTGTGGTTGCTTATGCTCCTGCTGTACAGCAGAAGTTACGCGATTTAATTACAGATACTGCTGAAGAAAAGAAAATACCTTTTCAACGTGCTGCATTATCTAGAGCTACAGGTACAGATACCGATGCTTTTGCATATAGCAATGGTGGTGTAGCTTCTGCCCTCATCTCTTTGCCGTTACGCTATATGCATACAACTGTTGAAATGGTTCATAAAGATGATGTTGAAAATGTGATAAAACTCATTTACGAAACGATTCTAAAAATAAAAGACGGAGAAACATTTAGCTATTTTAAATAA
- a CDS encoding APC family permease, with translation MSQKPIKKLSELAATAICGNDISSSCLYVSALAIIYAGQYAWLALLIVAGVLFLFRKIYGEVVGALPLNGGAYNALLNTTSKSTASLAATLTLLSYMATAVISASEAMHYVHSIWHEIPVIITTIVLLAIFMGLTILGIGESSKVAIVIFITHLVSLTLLAGFCGWYLFQNGFDIFFDNYSQPVEGGITQALFFGFAAAMLGISGFESSANFVEEQSDGVFPKTLRNMWVVVSVFNPLMAFLALAIIAIPDVQTNQEALLSFMGGRVGGNWLSTLISIDAALVLSGAVLTSYVGVSGLLERMTLDRILPQFLLKKNNRGSSYRIMIMFFLMCISILMITKGELGALAGVYTISFLLVMTLFGFGNILLKLRRSKLPRPIKASPIAIILAIIAVITAIVGNAIMNPPYLGVFLEYFIPTFLFVLVMLNRTKLLRAILELIKYLFEPVQKGVRKINRNILRLIEDINSQEFVFFTKDDDVATLNKVMLYISKNEHTKKLKVVSVIEEGETIPERLKSDIEVLDREYPEVKIEFIALEGTFGPELIKQLSIQWNIPINFMFIGSPGNKFPYKIEQLGGVRLII, from the coding sequence TTGAGTCAAAAACCAATAAAAAAATTAAGCGAACTAGCAGCCACAGCAATTTGTGGAAATGATATTAGCTCATCTTGTCTTTATGTTTCTGCACTGGCAATAATATACGCAGGGCAATATGCTTGGCTTGCTCTACTTATTGTTGCTGGAGTACTATTTTTATTCAGAAAAATTTATGGTGAAGTCGTAGGAGCATTACCTCTTAATGGTGGTGCATACAATGCTTTATTAAACACAACCAGTAAGTCAACAGCCTCTTTAGCTGCTACTCTCACTTTATTATCTTATATGGCAACTGCTGTAATTTCAGCGAGTGAGGCTATGCATTATGTTCATAGCATATGGCACGAAATACCTGTCATTATAACTACTATTGTCTTGTTGGCAATATTTATGGGATTAACCATTTTAGGTATAGGAGAATCTTCTAAAGTTGCTATTGTCATCTTTATAACTCACCTAGTCTCCTTAACATTATTAGCTGGGTTTTGTGGGTGGTATTTATTTCAAAATGGTTTTGATATATTTTTTGATAATTACTCACAACCTGTTGAAGGTGGTATAACACAAGCCCTATTCTTTGGTTTTGCTGCTGCTATGTTGGGGATCTCTGGTTTTGAAAGCTCTGCCAATTTTGTTGAAGAACAAAGTGATGGTGTTTTTCCTAAAACATTAAGAAATATGTGGGTTGTTGTAAGTGTATTCAATCCACTTATGGCTTTTTTAGCATTGGCAATTATTGCAATACCAGATGTGCAAACCAATCAAGAAGCATTACTTTCTTTTATGGGAGGACGTGTTGGAGGAAATTGGTTGTCTACACTCATTTCAATAGATGCTGCATTGGTGCTGAGCGGAGCTGTACTAACTTCTTATGTTGGAGTAAGTGGTTTGTTGGAAAGAATGACACTAGACCGTATTTTACCTCAATTCCTATTAAAGAAAAACAATAGAGGTAGCTCTTATCGCATAATGATAATGTTTTTCTTAATGTGTATTTCCATATTGATGATTACTAAAGGTGAATTAGGTGCTCTAGCAGGCGTTTACACCATTTCATTTTTATTGGTTATGACATTATTTGGCTTTGGTAATATCTTATTAAAATTAAGACGTTCTAAACTGCCAAGACCTATAAAAGCTTCACCCATAGCAATTATTCTTGCTATTATTGCAGTAATAACTGCAATAGTTGGAAACGCTATTATGAATCCTCCTTATCTAGGAGTTTTCTTAGAGTATTTTATACCTACGTTCCTTTTTGTATTGGTAATGCTCAATAGAACAAAGCTATTGAGAGCTATCTTAGAATTAATTAAATATTTGTTTGAACCTGTTCAAAAAGGTGTGCGAAAAATTAATCGCAATATCCTGAGGCTAATTGAAGACATTAACTCTCAAGAATTTGTGTTTTTTACTAAGGATGATGATGTTGCCACTCTAAATAAAGTAATGCTTTATATCAGTAAAAATGAACATACTAAAAAACTGAAAGTAGTTTCTGTTATAGAAGAAGGAGAAACAATTCCTGAACGACTTAAATCAGATATTGAAGTACTCGACAGGGAATATCCAGAGGTTAAAATTGAATTCATAGCATTAGAGGGAACTTTTGGCCCTGAGCTCATTAAGCAACTTTCTATCCAATGGAACATCCCAATCAACTTTATGTTCATTGGTTCTCCAGGCAACAAATTCCCTTATAAGATAGAACAATTAGGTGGCGTTCGATTAATTATATAA
- a CDS encoding phosphatase PAP2 family protein: MNRTLILLFLLFCIFKAKGQNTLIDSLANKKTVKFKYESLIIPTVLIGYGVFGLENHSLKILNESTQNEFNEHIDSKFTIDDFSQYSPFLSVYALNAFGNKGKNNFKDRTIILGTAYLIMGGTVNILKHTGNVERPDGSSKNSFPSGHTATAFMGAEFLYQEYKDVSVWYGISGYLIATGTGIFRMYNNRHWLTDVATGAGIGILSTKIAYWLHPFIKKSIFKDKEVTNGIAIPFYNGREFGLGVTITF, from the coding sequence ATGAATAGAACATTAATCCTTCTTTTTTTACTCTTTTGCATATTTAAAGCTAAAGGACAGAATACTTTAATTGATTCATTAGCAAACAAAAAAACTGTAAAATTTAAATATGAATCTCTTATAATTCCAACGGTTTTAATTGGATATGGAGTTTTTGGTCTTGAAAATCATTCATTAAAAATACTAAATGAAAGCACTCAAAATGAGTTTAATGAACATATCGATTCTAAGTTTACAATAGATGATTTTTCTCAATATAGTCCATTTTTATCGGTGTATGCGCTAAATGCTTTTGGAAACAAAGGCAAGAACAATTTTAAAGACAGAACAATTATATTAGGAACAGCTTATTTAATTATGGGTGGAACCGTAAATATTTTAAAACATACAGGCAATGTAGAAAGACCTGATGGTTCCTCAAAAAATTCGTTCCCTTCAGGACATACTGCTACAGCTTTTATGGGTGCAGAATTTTTATATCAAGAATACAAAGACGTTTCTGTTTGGTACGGGATCTCAGGTTATTTAATAGCTACTGGAACCGGAATTTTTAGAATGTATAACAACAGACATTGGTTAACCGATGTAGCAACAGGAGCTGGAATTGGAATTTTGAGTACTAAAATTGCTTATTGGCTACATCCATTTATAAAAAAATCTATTTTTAAAGACAAAGAAGTTACAAATGGCATTGCTATCCCTTTTTATAACGGAAGAGAATTTGGACTGGGTGTAACAATTACATTTTGA
- a CDS encoding DUF4294 domain-containing protein, which produces MKYITYIALLFSTLIFAQEDPVEQDSTVVHYMIIEGDSIPVTEVELDEVLMLPNLSFKDRNARIRYIILRRKTHKVFPYAKLAAERLETLQKRLNQLERKRDKKKYAKVIQRYIEDEFSAELKKLTKTEGQILVKLIHRQTGKTTFELIKELRNGWRAFWFNSTAKLFNISLKEEFNPLAVEEDYLIEDILQRAFQNGQLEKQEPAFEIDYYACVNKWSKPKKKSNKPE; this is translated from the coding sequence ATGAAATATATAACCTATATAGCTTTGTTGTTTTCAACGTTGATTTTTGCTCAAGAAGATCCTGTAGAGCAAGATTCTACCGTTGTACATTATATGATTATTGAAGGGGATTCTATTCCGGTTACTGAAGTTGAATTAGATGAAGTGTTGATGCTTCCTAATCTTAGTTTTAAAGATAGAAATGCACGTATTAGATATATAATCTTAAGACGAAAAACACACAAGGTATTTCCGTATGCAAAATTAGCGGCAGAGCGTTTAGAAACTTTGCAAAAGCGCTTAAATCAGTTGGAGCGAAAACGTGATAAAAAGAAGTATGCTAAAGTAATACAACGGTATATAGAAGATGAATTCTCGGCTGAGTTAAAAAAGCTCACAAAAACCGAAGGGCAAATATTGGTAAAGCTTATACACCGACAAACAGGCAAAACTACTTTTGAGCTCATTAAAGAATTGCGGAATGGTTGGCGTGCCTTTTGGTTTAATAGTACCGCAAAATTATTTAATATTTCCTTAAAGGAAGAGTTTAATCCTTTAGCAGTAGAGGAAGACTATTTAATTGAAGATATTTTACAGCGTGCCTTTCAAAATGGGCAATTAGAAAAACAAGAGCCAGCATTTGAAATAGACTATTATGCCTGTGTAAATAAATGGTCTAAACCAAAAAAGAAGTCTAATAAACCAGAATAA